The Dehalococcoidales bacterium genome includes a region encoding these proteins:
- a CDS encoding universal stress protein, with protein sequence MFERVLVPLDGSKVGEAALPVISQLVDKLARGSKVDITLIGIITLLRHWVVVGEASAPVSYTEEELALIKQRVADYLAKVGETIKKPGVSVNTIVSSGNAADEILKASEEVKADLIAMSTHGRSGLRRLAFGSITDKVLHGANIPVLMVRAPEGTTNE encoded by the coding sequence ATGTTCGAGAGAGTCCTGGTCCCCCTGGACGGCTCAAAAGTCGGCGAGGCGGCGCTGCCGGTAATCAGCCAGCTGGTGGATAAACTCGCCCGCGGTTCCAAGGTAGATATCACGCTCATCGGGATAATCACCCTGCTGCGGCACTGGGTGGTGGTGGGGGAAGCGAGCGCGCCGGTCTCCTACACGGAGGAAGAGCTGGCACTCATCAAGCAAAGAGTGGCGGACTACCTGGCAAAGGTGGGCGAGACTATTAAAAAGCCCGGCGTCAGTGTCAATACCATCGTCAGCTCCGGGAACGCGGCCGACGAGATTTTAAAGGCGTCCGAGGAGGTTAAGGCGGACCTGATAGCGATGTCCACCCACGGCCGTTCCGGCCTGCGACGGCTCGCCTTCGGGAGTATTACGGACAAGGTGCTACACGGGGCCAACATACCGGTTTTGATGGTACGCGCGCCGGAAGGCACGACGAACGAGTAA
- a CDS encoding ribonuclease H-like domain-containing protein — MQHTEAYIDIETTGLSYGSSEITVVGIYICRGNDDEFVQFIGKDISAAAIMETLEGVDILYSYNGSRFDLPFIRSHYGINLETSFRHRDLMYDCWDKKLHGGLKGVEKQLGIGRNLPDMNGLEAVKLWWKYVDSFDLDALNKLCEYNKEDVINLKTLRDMLL; from the coding sequence ATGCAGCACACTGAAGCATATATTGATATTGAGACCACCGGCCTATCCTACGGTTCCAGCGAGATTACCGTGGTCGGCATCTACATCTGCCGCGGGAATGATGATGAGTTCGTCCAGTTCATCGGCAAGGACATCTCCGCCGCCGCCATCATGGAAACGCTGGAAGGCGTGGATATCCTCTACAGCTATAACGGCAGCCGCTTTGACCTGCCTTTCATCAGGTCGCATTACGGCATAAATCTGGAGACTTCCTTCCGCCACCGCGACCTGATGTATGACTGCTGGGATAAAAAGCTGCACGGCGGCCTCAAGGGCGTGGAAAAACAGCTGGGCATTGGCCGCAACTTGCCGGACATGAACGGTCTGGAAGCGGTAAAGCTCTGGTGGAAGTACGTGGACTCCTTCGACCTTGATGCGCTCAACAAGCTCTGCGAGTACAATAAGGAAGACGTTATCAACCTCAAGACTTTGCGGGATATGCTGCTCTAG
- a CDS encoding alpha/beta fold hydrolase has translation MPKVRVGDINVYYEIHGHGEPLVMICGASATTEGYTVVAPYFINDFRVVLYDNRGAGKTDKPDIPYSIKMMADDLAGLLDAIRVRSAYIYGQSMGGMIAQQFALDYPERVKKLVLICTTCGGRYCKLPKPSRRFGPEERQKMTPEELGLETLCLCVTQSYIERNPDTARMIMENMIKASEPAYAALRQAQAADCFNVYDRLPDIKAPTLVMGGEEDAAMPVENARLIASRIKGCKLVTFKKAGHILAEAGEKPNRQVMSFLKRNHSYQPA, from the coding sequence ATGCCCAAAGTGAGAGTGGGAGATATCAACGTCTACTATGAAATCCACGGCCACGGTGAACCGCTGGTAATGATTTGCGGCGCCAGCGCCACCACGGAGGGCTACACGGTAGTGGCGCCCTATTTCATCAATGATTTCCGGGTGGTCCTTTATGATAACCGGGGGGCGGGCAAGACGGACAAGCCGGACATACCCTATTCCATCAAGATGATGGCGGACGACCTGGCCGGGTTGCTGGACGCCATCAGAGTAAGGTCGGCGTACATTTACGGACAGTCCATGGGGGGCATGATAGCCCAGCAGTTCGCCCTGGACTACCCGGAGAGGGTAAAAAAACTGGTGCTTATCTGCACCACCTGCGGCGGCCGGTACTGCAAACTGCCCAAGCCCTCCCGGAGGTTCGGGCCCGAAGAGCGGCAGAAAATGACCCCGGAAGAGCTGGGGCTGGAAACCCTGTGCCTGTGCGTCACGCAATCGTACATCGAGCGCAACCCGGACACCGCCAGGATGATAATGGAGAACATGATAAAAGCGTCCGAGCCGGCCTATGCCGCTTTACGCCAGGCCCAGGCGGCGGACTGCTTCAACGTTTACGACCGGCTGCCGGATATCAAAGCGCCGACGCTGGTCATGGGCGGGGAGGAGGACGCGGCGATGCCGGTGGAAAACGCCAGGCTGATAGCGTCACGGATAAAAGGGTGCAAACTGGTGACCTTTAAAAAGGCGGGGCATATACTGGCGGAGGCGGGGGAAAAGCCCAACCGGCAGGTGATGTCCTTTCTCAAGCGGAACCACAGCTATCAACCGGCCTAG
- a CDS encoding cysteine synthase family protein: protein MKNGQNSVLGAIGNTPLVELVNLNGKSGVKIFAKLEGNNPGGSIKDRPAYYMIKKAEESGELTRDKTIIEPTSGNTGIAIAMIGAAKGYKVKLFMPECVSVERQLILQAFGAEVVLTPAKEAVDGSIRRAHQALDAEPGKYYMPNQFDNPNNVLAHYETTGPEIFRQTGGRLDAFVCAMGTTGTLMGTGKYLKEKIPGIKIVGIEPTVGHTIQGLKNLTESQVPGIYNPKGFDEKVTVEDGDAFEMARLLAVREGLFTGMSSGAAVAGAMKVAAAMKKGNIAVILPDRGDRYLSTTLFRSICAKCPP, encoded by the coding sequence ATGAAAAACGGACAAAACAGCGTTCTGGGCGCCATCGGCAATACGCCGCTGGTAGAACTGGTAAACCTGAACGGTAAGTCCGGGGTGAAGATTTTTGCCAAGCTGGAAGGCAATAACCCCGGCGGTTCCATCAAGGACCGCCCCGCCTATTACATGATAAAAAAGGCGGAAGAGTCCGGCGAGCTTACCCGGGACAAAACTATAATCGAGCCCACCTCCGGCAACACCGGCATCGCCATCGCCATGATCGGCGCCGCCAAGGGCTATAAGGTAAAGCTTTTCATGCCGGAATGTGTCAGCGTGGAGCGGCAGCTTATCTTGCAGGCTTTCGGCGCCGAGGTAGTTCTCACGCCGGCCAAGGAAGCCGTGGACGGCTCCATCCGCAGGGCGCACCAGGCCCTGGACGCGGAGCCGGGCAAGTACTACATGCCCAACCAGTTCGATAACCCCAATAACGTACTAGCGCATTATGAGACCACCGGCCCGGAGATTTTCCGCCAGACCGGGGGCAGGTTGGACGCCTTCGTCTGCGCCATGGGCACCACCGGCACGCTGATGGGCACCGGCAAGTACCTTAAGGAAAAAATCCCCGGCATAAAAATCGTGGGCATCGAGCCCACGGTCGGGCATACCATCCAGGGACTGAAAAACCTGACGGAAAGCCAGGTGCCGGGCATCTACAATCCCAAAGGCTTTGATGAAAAGGTGACGGTGGAGGACGGTGACGCTTTCGAGATGGCGCGCCTGCTGGCGGTGCGGGAGGGGCTTTTCACCGGCATGTCCAGCGGGGCGGCGGTGGCGGGCGCTATGAAAGTCGCGGCCGCCATGAAAAAGGGCAATATCGCGGTGATACTCCCGGACCGCGGCGACCGCTATCTGAGCACCACCCTGTTCCGCTCCATCTGCGCCAAGTGTCCGCCGTAG
- the secA gene encoding preprotein translocase subunit SecA yields the protein MPKFFGLFDSNEKEIKRLKSYIDRTNELEPEYQKLTDEELKAKTAEFKARVKEAGAGVQSKVEEARQELQEAQECLAKATWEDARDEADNQCKRAREKVDQVEKERQKLEREALNDILPEAFAAVREAARRAIGQRHYDVQLYGGVTLHLGKIAEMRTGEGKTLVATLPLYLNSLTGRGAHLATVNDYLARRDPYWMGPIFHALGVSVASIYPMQKPDEQMPSRIFDPAHDSGDEKDPWRHFRPVSRKEAYEADITYGTSAEFGFDFLRDNMVSDLSQCVQRSSLYYCIVDEVDNLLIDEARTPLIISAPDTESGLLYQKFAALVTRLKRDEDYEIKEKEQSADLNENGWDRVEMMLKRDGLLKSGDSLYNNGTLMHHLRNALSAKEFYKRDQRYVVENGEVIIVDEFTGRKMYGRRYSEGLHQAIEAKEHIKVQQETRTYATVTIQNYFRMYEKLGGMTGTAATEAEEFFKIYKLEVTEIPTNKPMIREDLPDQIYKTEEGKYRAVAEEIKELHEKGVPVLVGTVSIENSVRLSDILKRQGITCQVLNAKEHTREAAIVSRAGEMGAVTVATNMAGRGVDIILGGAQDGVSQDEWQKKHDKVIELGGLHIIGTERHEARRIDNQLRGRAGRQGDPGSTRFYISLEDDIMRRFGGDRMKTVMGWVGLDDETPIENKMITNMITDVQKRVEGYHFDVRKNLVEYDDVVNTQRGLIYQERRKILSDADLKSNILDMVRKELSGIVASHNANRTEDENAGAPALLTEINRIIPLPADLTPQAVAGMSGKELEQKFCEIAEAAYDSREAQMGADKMRLVERLVMLQIIDRLWVELLTEMDRMRLQASLDTMRQMRSADSYKMIGSEKFNELKAAFQQDVAGMIFHVSITEKHQAKAPQSPMEKAGIGSKGDSNPAANSGSRKVGRNEPCPCGSGKKYKHCHGK from the coding sequence ATGCCTAAATTTTTTGGCCTGTTCGATTCTAACGAAAAAGAGATTAAGCGACTCAAATCCTACATCGACCGCACTAATGAGCTTGAACCCGAATATCAAAAGCTCACGGATGAAGAGCTGAAGGCTAAAACAGCGGAGTTCAAAGCCAGGGTAAAAGAGGCCGGGGCCGGCGTACAATCTAAAGTGGAAGAGGCCCGGCAGGAGCTTCAGGAAGCCCAGGAATGTCTCGCCAAAGCCACCTGGGAAGATGCCAGGGATGAGGCGGATAACCAGTGCAAGCGCGCCCGGGAAAAAGTCGACCAGGTAGAAAAAGAGCGTCAGAAACTGGAGCGCGAAGCTCTCAATGATATCCTCCCGGAGGCTTTCGCCGCGGTAAGGGAAGCCGCCCGGCGCGCTATCGGCCAGCGGCACTATGACGTGCAGCTTTACGGCGGCGTCACCCTGCACCTCGGTAAAATCGCCGAGATGCGCACCGGCGAGGGTAAAACGCTGGTCGCCACCCTTCCCCTTTACCTCAACTCCCTGACCGGCCGCGGCGCCCACCTGGCTACCGTGAACGACTACCTGGCGCGGCGCGACCCCTACTGGATGGGACCCATCTTCCACGCCCTGGGCGTCAGCGTGGCCAGCATCTACCCCATGCAAAAGCCGGATGAGCAGATGCCGTCCCGTATCTTCGACCCCGCTCATGATTCGGGGGATGAAAAAGACCCCTGGCGCCATTTCCGCCCCGTCTCCCGCAAGGAAGCCTATGAAGCGGATATCACCTACGGCACTTCGGCGGAGTTTGGCTTTGATTTCCTGCGTGATAACATGGTGTCGGACTTGTCCCAGTGCGTCCAGCGCTCTAGTCTCTATTACTGCATCGTGGACGAGGTGGACAACCTGCTCATTGATGAAGCCCGCACCCCCCTCATCATCAGCGCCCCGGATACGGAGTCCGGGTTGCTCTACCAGAAGTTCGCCGCCCTGGTCACCCGCCTCAAGCGGGACGAGGACTATGAAATCAAGGAAAAAGAGCAGAGCGCCGACCTTAATGAGAACGGCTGGGACCGCGTGGAAATGATGCTCAAGCGGGACGGGCTGCTCAAAAGCGGCGATTCGCTTTATAACAACGGCACCCTGATGCACCACCTGCGCAACGCCCTTAGCGCCAAGGAGTTTTACAAGCGGGACCAGCGCTATGTCGTGGAAAACGGCGAGGTCATCATCGTTGACGAGTTTACCGGCCGCAAGATGTACGGTCGCCGCTATTCGGAGGGGCTGCACCAGGCCATCGAGGCTAAGGAGCACATCAAGGTACAGCAGGAGACCAGGACCTACGCCACCGTCACCATTCAGAACTACTTCCGCATGTATGAAAAGCTCGGCGGCATGACCGGTACCGCCGCCACGGAAGCGGAAGAGTTCTTTAAGATTTATAAGCTGGAAGTTACTGAGATTCCCACCAACAAACCCATGATAAGAGAAGACCTCCCGGACCAGATTTACAAGACGGAGGAAGGCAAGTACCGGGCGGTGGCTGAAGAAATTAAAGAGCTGCATGAAAAAGGCGTGCCGGTGCTGGTGGGTACGGTATCTATCGAGAACTCCGTCCGCCTGAGTGATATACTCAAGCGGCAGGGCATTACCTGCCAGGTGCTGAATGCCAAGGAGCATACCCGGGAGGCGGCTATCGTGTCCCGCGCCGGGGAAATGGGAGCGGTAACCGTCGCCACCAACATGGCCGGCCGCGGCGTGGATATTATCCTGGGCGGCGCTCAGGACGGCGTCAGCCAGGACGAGTGGCAAAAGAAGCATGACAAGGTCATCGAGCTGGGCGGTCTCCACATTATCGGTACGGAGCGTCACGAGGCCCGGCGTATTGATAACCAGCTCAGGGGCCGCGCCGGGCGCCAGGGCGACCCCGGCAGCACGCGGTTCTATATATCGCTGGAGGATGATATCATGCGCCGGTTCGGCGGCGACCGCATGAAAACGGTCATGGGCTGGGTGGGCCTGGATGATGAAACGCCCATCGAGAATAAGATGATTACCAACATGATAACCGATGTTCAAAAGCGCGTCGAGGGTTATCACTTTGACGTGCGTAAAAACCTCGTGGAATACGACGACGTCGTGAACACGCAGCGCGGGCTGATTTACCAGGAAAGACGCAAGATTCTAAGCGATGCGGACCTAAAAAGCAATATCCTGGATATGGTCAGGAAAGAGCTGTCTGGTATTGTCGCCTCCCATAATGCCAATCGTACTGAAGATGAAAATGCTGGCGCCCCCGCTTTGCTGACGGAAATCAACCGCATTATCCCCCTCCCCGCGGACCTCACCCCCCAGGCCGTCGCCGGTATGAGCGGCAAGGAGCTTGAGCAGAAGTTCTGTGAAATCGCCGAAGCCGCTTATGATAGCCGTGAAGCCCAGATGGGCGCGGACAAGATGCGTCTGGTGGAGCGGCTGGTCATGCTCCAGATAATCGACCGTTTGTGGGTGGAACTTCTAACGGAAATGGATCGTATGCGCCTCCAGGCGAGTCTGGATACGATGCGTCAAATGCGTTCCGCGGATTCTTATAAAATGATAGGCAGCGAAAAATTTAATGAGCTGAAAGCCGCTTTCCAGCAAGATGTCGCCGGCATGATATTCCACGTCAGCATCACGGAAAAGCACCAGGCCAAAGCCCCGCAGTCGCCCATGGAGAAAGCGGGTATCGGGAGCAAGGGTGACAGCAATCCCGCCGCCAATTCCGGCAGCCGCAAAGTAGGCCGCAACGAGCCCTGCCCCTGCGGCAGCGGCAAGAAATACAAGCACTGCCACGGCAAATAA
- the glyA gene encoding serine hydroxymethyltransferase, with protein sequence MSFLSQTDPEIFHTIDCEAKRQKEIVNMIASENYTSPAVLEALGSFLTYKYAEGYPGHRYYRGCENMDTIETVAIQRAQELFKAEHANVQPHSGSQANMAAYFALLNYGDTVMAMDLAHGGHLTHGSPVTFSGKSYNFVPYHVNKETERIDFPEVERLAKECQPKLIVAGYTAYPRTIDFERFRRIADSVGAKLMVDIAHIAGLVAAGVHPTPVPYADVVTMTTHKTLRGPSGGLILCKAALAKAVDSGVFPQAQGKPLMHVVAAKAVALKEAMEPSFTAYQKKVLENARALADELQKLGLRLVSGGTDNHLVLVDLSATGVTGKDAAKALDNAGIVTNKNEIPFDTRPPAITSGIRLGTPGVTTRGMGKEEMIAIARLVVKLIKNISDEAVSQQVKQEIKEISRRFPVPGID encoded by the coding sequence ATGAGTTTCTTAAGCCAGACCGACCCCGAAATCTTCCACACTATCGATTGCGAAGCCAAACGGCAGAAAGAAATCGTCAATATGATAGCGTCGGAGAACTACACCAGCCCGGCGGTGCTTGAAGCGCTGGGTTCCTTCCTCACTTACAAGTACGCTGAAGGCTATCCCGGCCATCGCTATTACCGCGGCTGTGAGAACATGGATACCATCGAGACCGTGGCTATACAGCGCGCGCAGGAGCTTTTCAAGGCGGAGCACGCCAACGTCCAGCCGCACTCCGGCTCGCAGGCCAACATGGCGGCTTACTTCGCTTTACTGAACTACGGGGATACTGTTATGGCCATGGACCTCGCTCACGGCGGACACCTGACCCACGGCTCGCCGGTAACGTTTTCCGGCAAGTCCTATAACTTCGTTCCATACCACGTGAACAAAGAAACGGAGCGCATAGATTTCCCGGAGGTGGAGCGGCTGGCGAAAGAATGCCAACCCAAATTAATCGTAGCCGGGTACACCGCCTACCCCCGGACGATTGATTTTGAACGATTCCGCCGCATCGCGGACTCCGTCGGCGCTAAGCTGATGGTGGATATAGCCCATATTGCCGGGCTGGTGGCGGCCGGCGTTCATCCCACGCCTGTCCCCTATGCGGACGTGGTCACGATGACCACCCACAAGACCCTGCGCGGCCCCAGCGGTGGCCTGATACTGTGTAAAGCGGCGCTGGCTAAAGCGGTGGACTCCGGGGTATTTCCACAGGCGCAGGGTAAACCGCTGATGCACGTGGTGGCCGCCAAGGCCGTGGCGCTTAAGGAGGCCATGGAGCCGTCCTTCACGGCCTACCAGAAAAAGGTGCTGGAAAACGCCCGCGCCCTGGCTGACGAATTGCAGAAGCTCGGCCTGCGGCTGGTATCCGGCGGCACGGACAATCACCTGGTGCTGGTGGACCTTTCCGCCACCGGCGTCACTGGCAAGGACGCGGCCAAAGCCCTGGATAATGCGGGCATCGTCACCAACAAGAATGAGATACCTTTTGATACCCGCCCGCCCGCTATCACCAGCGGCATCCGGCTGGGTACGCCCGGCGTGACCACGCGCGGCATGGGCAAAGAGGAAATGATAGCTATCGCGCGCCTGGTGGTCAAACTGATAAAAAACATCAGCGATGAAGCGGTCAGCCAGCAGGTAAAACAGGAAATTAAAGAAATAAGTCGCCGTTTCCCGGTGCCCGGTATTGATTAA
- a CDS encoding GIY-YIG nuclease family protein, protein MNSYYVYILASRRNGTLYIGVTNDLVRRVG, encoded by the coding sequence ATGAATTCATACTATGTGTATATACTTGCCAGCCGGAGAAACGGTACTTTATATATCGGTGTAACCAATGATTTAGTGCGGCGTGTGGGCTAA
- a CDS encoding DUF2007 domain-containing protein produces the protein MKSSQKLVEVYHAGNEMEAQVIKGLLESFDIPCVFRSNAAPSVHLFTMDGMGEVKVMVLESQAAKARELISNGEPEVVEDEETPDN, from the coding sequence TTGAAAAGTAGCCAGAAACTGGTGGAAGTCTATCACGCCGGCAATGAGATGGAGGCGCAGGTCATCAAGGGCCTCCTGGAAAGCTTTGATATACCCTGTGTCTTCAGGTCCAACGCCGCTCCCTCCGTGCACCTCTTTACCATGGACGGCATGGGGGAGGTAAAAGTGATGGTGCTGGAATCCCAGGCGGCAAAAGCCCGGGAGTTGATTTCCAATGGCGAACCGGAGGTGGTGGAGGACGAAGAAACACCTGATAATTAA
- a CDS encoding ribose-phosphate pyrophosphokinase has product MDELKVFSGNAHPALTRAITEYLGIPLGNCEVMEFSNENTFVRVLENVRERDIFIVQPISSPVNSHLMELLIMIDAMKRASAKRITAVIPYYAYGRSDKKDQPRVPITARLVADLLTVAGANRVLTVDLHKAQIQGFFNIPVDELTAFYLLSDYFIQKKFKNLVIVAMDFGITKQARDIGERMGVPLAIMEKRRIGNEDRTETLNVIGDVKGKTALIVDEEIDTAGSLVGVVDALLERGAKEVYACSTHPILSGPAVKRIAECQVKELVVTDTVPVPQEKRIDKIKVLPIAPLLGEAIRRINTGQSVGAMFEK; this is encoded by the coding sequence ATGGATGAGCTAAAGGTATTCAGCGGCAATGCCCACCCGGCGTTGACTAGGGCGATAACCGAGTATTTGGGCATACCGCTGGGCAATTGCGAGGTCATGGAGTTCAGCAACGAAAATACCTTCGTGCGCGTCCTGGAAAACGTCAGGGAAAGGGATATCTTTATCGTTCAGCCCATCTCCTCCCCGGTGAACAGCCACCTCATGGAGCTGCTCATCATGATCGACGCCATGAAAAGGGCGTCCGCCAAACGCATCACCGCGGTGATACCCTATTACGCTTACGGCCGCAGTGATAAAAAAGACCAGCCCCGCGTCCCCATTACCGCCCGCCTGGTGGCTGACCTGCTTACCGTGGCCGGCGCCAACCGCGTGCTCACCGTGGACCTGCACAAGGCGCAGATTCAGGGATTCTTCAATATCCCCGTGGATGAGCTTACCGCCTTTTATTTATTGAGCGACTATTTTATTCAAAAGAAGTTCAAGAACCTGGTTATCGTGGCTATGGACTTCGGCATTACCAAGCAGGCGCGGGACATCGGCGAAAGGATGGGCGTGCCGCTGGCCATTATGGAAAAGCGGCGCATCGGCAATGAGGACCGCACCGAGACGCTCAACGTCATCGGTGACGTTAAAGGCAAGACCGCCCTCATTGTGGACGAGGAGATTGACACGGCCGGCTCCCTGGTGGGCGTGGTGGACGCTTTGCTGGAGCGGGGGGCTAAAGAGGTGTACGCTTGCTCTACCCATCCCATACTCTCCGGCCCGGCGGTCAAACGCATCGCGGAATGCCAGGTTAAAGAGCTGGTGGTTACGGATACCGTGCCCGTCCCCCAGGAAAAAAGAATAGACAAAATCAAGGTCCTGCCCATCGCGCCGCTGCTGGGCGAGGCCATACGCCGCATCAATACGGGTCAGTCCGTGGGGGCGATGTTTGAAAAGTAG
- a CDS encoding valine--tRNA ligase, whose amino-acid sequence MTDTPETQQEMPKAYEPGRAEEKWYKFWMDKGYFTPKIDKSKKPFVIIMPPPNLTGMLHIGHALVSALEDLMIRWHRMKGDPTLWLPGVDHASIAAQVVVERLIAKEGTDRHKLGREKFLERMYQWTTESRATITQQHMKLGISCDWSRERYTMDEQSSRAVRTAFKRLYDKGLIYRGERIINWCPRCGTALSDLEVDHRDLNGHLWYVRYAVVGEKDQWITVATTRPETILGDTAVAVNPKDERFTGMAGKKVRLPFVNREIPIVADEAVSTEFGTGAVKITPAHDPVDFEVAQRQNLPLINILNNDVTMNENAGPYKGLDRYACRKAIVADLEQAGQLVKIEDYSHAVGHCDRCKTVVEPIASRQWFVKIEPLAKPAIEAVKDGRIKILPDRFTKVYLNWMENIRDWCISRQLWWGHRIPIWYCKDCGELTVAVDTPAACTKCGSKKIEQDPDTLDTWFSSGLWPHSTLGWPDETEDFKYFYPTSVLETGYDILFFWVARMIMLGIEDTGEIPFHTVYLHGLIRDETGSKMSKSKGNVVDPLEMMGKYGTDALRFALTTGTSPGNDSRLSTDKMEASRNFANKLWNAARFVIRSFTPEAPVTREIDRAGLTAADRWILSRLNRNIAAVTGLMEDYQFGEAQRQLHDFIWGEYCDWYIELAKIRLQAGDNTPLPVLAHVLENSLRLLHPFMPFLTEELWQHLKKHMRGIDGESIMIAPYPTADEAAYDKDAEAEIDAVMEIVRNIRNVRAQYKVESTRWIEAKIYTPAAGPAAVSAYSDAVKTLARANPVTFPAGEPQEKAGDNTVVLALAGATVVIPMASMFDPDAERKRIEKDMEQTQAEAGRLEARLKDQSFLTKAPPAVIEKEQQRLYTLSEKLEKLKLQISGL is encoded by the coding sequence ATGACCGACACACCGGAAACACAGCAGGAAATGCCCAAGGCTTACGAGCCGGGCAGGGCGGAGGAGAAGTGGTACAAGTTCTGGATGGATAAGGGCTACTTCACGCCTAAAATAGACAAGAGCAAAAAGCCTTTCGTCATCATCATGCCGCCGCCCAACCTGACCGGCATGCTGCACATCGGCCACGCGCTGGTATCGGCGCTGGAAGACCTGATGATACGCTGGCACCGCATGAAGGGAGACCCCACCCTCTGGCTGCCGGGGGTGGACCATGCCAGCATCGCGGCGCAGGTGGTAGTGGAAAGGCTAATCGCCAAAGAGGGCACCGACCGGCATAAGCTGGGCCGGGAAAAGTTCCTCGAACGCATGTACCAGTGGACAACGGAAAGTCGCGCGACCATCACGCAGCAGCATATGAAGCTGGGCATCTCCTGCGACTGGTCAAGAGAGCGCTACACCATGGACGAACAGTCCAGCCGGGCAGTGCGGACGGCCTTCAAGCGACTTTATGATAAAGGCCTGATTTACCGCGGGGAGCGCATCATCAACTGGTGCCCGCGGTGCGGCACGGCGCTATCCGACCTCGAAGTAGACCACAGAGACCTCAACGGGCATTTGTGGTACGTACGCTACGCCGTCGTGGGAGAGAAAGACCAGTGGATAACCGTGGCCACCACCCGCCCGGAAACGATACTGGGGGATACGGCGGTGGCGGTCAACCCCAAAGACGAGCGCTTTACGGGGATGGCGGGCAAGAAGGTAAGGCTGCCCTTCGTCAACCGGGAGATACCCATCGTGGCGGACGAGGCCGTCAGCACGGAGTTCGGCACTGGCGCGGTAAAGATTACCCCGGCGCACGACCCGGTGGACTTCGAGGTAGCGCAGCGCCAGAACCTGCCGCTGATTAACATCCTGAATAACGACGTCACCATGAACGAGAACGCCGGCCCCTACAAAGGACTGGACCGGTACGCCTGCCGCAAAGCCATCGTGGCCGACCTGGAACAGGCCGGGCAACTGGTGAAAATCGAGGACTACAGCCACGCGGTGGGGCACTGCGACCGCTGTAAAACGGTCGTCGAGCCGATTGCCAGCCGGCAATGGTTCGTGAAAATAGAGCCGCTGGCCAAGCCGGCCATCGAGGCTGTCAAGGACGGGCGCATCAAGATACTGCCGGACCGCTTCACCAAGGTGTATCTCAACTGGATGGAGAACATCCGGGACTGGTGCATCAGCCGCCAGCTCTGGTGGGGGCACCGCATCCCGATATGGTACTGCAAAGACTGCGGCGAGTTGACCGTAGCCGTGGACACCCCCGCCGCCTGCACCAAGTGCGGCTCGAAGAAAATAGAGCAGGACCCGGACACGCTGGATACCTGGTTCAGCAGCGGGCTGTGGCCGCATTCCACACTGGGCTGGCCGGACGAGACCGAGGACTTTAAATATTTCTACCCGACATCCGTGCTGGAGACCGGGTACGACATCCTCTTTTTCTGGGTGGCGCGGATGATTATGCTGGGCATCGAGGACACGGGCGAAATACCCTTCCATACGGTTTACCTGCACGGGCTGATACGGGACGAAACCGGCTCCAAGATGAGCAAGTCCAAGGGCAACGTGGTGGACCCGCTGGAGATGATGGGAAAATACGGCACGGACGCTTTACGCTTCGCCCTGACCACCGGCACTTCCCCCGGCAATGATTCCCGCCTGTCCACGGACAAGATGGAGGCCAGCCGCAACTTCGCCAACAAGCTGTGGAACGCCGCCCGCTTCGTGATACGGAGCTTCACACCGGAAGCGCCGGTTACGCGGGAAATCGACCGCGCCGGGCTTACCGCGGCCGACCGCTGGATTCTATCCCGGCTCAACCGCAACATCGCGGCGGTGACCGGGCTGATGGAGGACTACCAGTTCGGCGAGGCGCAGCGGCAGCTGCACGATTTCATCTGGGGCGAGTACTGCGACTGGTATATCGAGCTGGCCAAGATACGGCTGCAAGCGGGGGACAATACGCCCCTGCCGGTGCTGGCGCACGTCCTGGAAAACTCCCTGCGCCTGCTCCACCCCTTCATGCCCTTCCTCACCGAGGAGCTCTGGCAGCACCTGAAAAAGCACATGCGCGGAATCGATGGCGAGTCGATTATGATTGCGCCCTACCCCACCGCCGATGAAGCCGCCTACGACAAAGACGCCGAGGCGGAAATAGACGCCGTGATGGAAATAGTCCGCAACATCCGCAACGTGCGGGCGCAGTATAAAGTAGAGAGCACCCGCTGGATTGAAGCCAAAATCTATACCCCCGCCGCCGGGCCGGCGGCCGTCTCCGCCTACAGCGACGCCGTGAAAACGCTGGCGCGGGCTAATCCGGTAACATTCCCGGCGGGGGAGCCGCAGGAAAAGGCCGGGGACAATACGGTAGTGCTGGCGCTGGCCGGGGCCACCGTGGTCATCCCGATGGCCAGCATGTTCGACCCGGACGCGGAGAGAAAAAGGATAGAAAAGGACATGGAACAGACCCAGGCCGAGGCGGGCAGGCTGGAGGCCAGACTAAAAGACCAGTCTTTCCTGACCAAAGCCCCGCCGGCGGTGATTGAAAAGGAACAACAGAGGCTATATACTCTTAGCGAAAAACTGGAGAAACTGAAGCTCCAGATATCCGGACTATAG